The Methylobacterium durans nucleotide sequence TCGGCGAGCGCTGCTTCGTGCAGCAGCACGCCGGGGCCGGTCTGCCCGACAGGGTGCGGCGGGTCCGGCTGCGGGAGGCAGCGGGCTCGGTACAGGAGCACGTGGCCGTGGACGACCTGCCCGGCCTCCTCGGCCTCGTCCAGATGGGCGTCCTGGAGTTCCACGGCTGGGGGTCGCGGGCGGGATCGATCGCTTCGCCCGACCGGCTCGTCCTCGACCTCGATCCGGACCCGACGCTGCCCTTCTCGGCTGTGGTCGAGGCTGCGCGGACGATCCGCGAGCGCCTCGCCGCCGACGATCTCGCCGCTTGGCCGATGCTGTCCGGAGGCAAGGGCATCCACGTCGTCGTGCCCCTCCTGCCTCCCGTGCGCTCGGGCTGGCCCCGCGTCGGCACCTATGCCGAGGCGGTGGCGCAGGCGCTGGCGCGCGAGCAGCCGGGACGTTTCACGGCGAGCGCGGCAAAGTCGCAGCGGGATGGCCGGATCTACATCGACCACCTGCGCAACGCGCGCGGCGCCACGGCGGTGATGCCATTCTCCACCCGCGCCAAGCCCTCGGCGAGCCTCGCGATGCCGCTGTCCTGGGACGCGCTCGCCGAGGTCGACGCGCCGCAGGCCTTCACCGTGCGTCGCGTTCTCGATGCGGGCCTGCCGGACCTCGCGGGTTGGGCGGACACGCTGCAGGCGCTGCCGGGCCCCTCGGCCCGGGCGAAGGCGAGGTCGGTATCGGGCTCGGGAACACTCGCGGGATCCTGAGGTTTCCCGAAGGCTGGGTGGCATTGGCGTTGCCGCCCGGCGGGCCCTCTACGGGCGTTTCCTCCCTCGACTCGGGCCGCTCCTCGGAGCGGCCTTTTTCTTGGTCCGGCCGGCGCGGCGCCGGGCGTCGTGCCGGCCGGGTTCAGGCGGGATAGTGCGGCATGCCCCCCGCGCGCCGGGCGGCGTCCCGCGCCTTGGCGTCGGCGCGCTGCTCGGCCGCCTCGGCTGCGTCGATCGTCTCGCAGGGTTCGGCGGTCGCCCGCGAGGCGCAGCGGCGGCGCAACTCGTCGAGTTCCTCCTCGGTCAGGCTCTCGATGCCGATGTAGCGG carries:
- the ligD gene encoding non-homologous end-joining DNA ligase — translated: MEEIAGTAKPVEPAAPRAGAARTKPAASESPGARPAGSGASGTSLLRHGVRITSPDREPYPEAHVSKRDLVAYYERVAERMLPGIRGRPLTLIRCPRGVGERCFVQQHAGAGLPDRVRRVRLREAAGSVQEHVAVDDLPGLLGLVQMGVLEFHGWGSRAGSIASPDRLVLDLDPDPTLPFSAVVEAARTIRERLAADDLAAWPMLSGGKGIHVVVPLLPPVRSGWPRVGTYAEAVAQALAREQPGRFTASAAKSQRDGRIYIDHLRNARGATAVMPFSTRAKPSASLAMPLSWDALAEVDAPQAFTVRRVLDAGLPDLAGWADTLQALPGPSARAKARSVSGSGTLAGS